The following coding sequences are from one Nitrospinota bacterium window:
- the rpmI gene encoding 50S ribosomal protein L35: MPKIKTKKSASKRFRVTGSGKVKKKNANTRHLLSNKNAKSKRQARGTTIVEHPGDLKRIKKMMPYQF; encoded by the coding sequence GTGCCGAAGATTAAGACCAAGAAATCCGCGTCGAAGCGGTTCAGGGTGACCGGATCGGGCAAGGTGAAGAAGAAAAACGCCAATACGCGCCACCTGTTGTCCAATAAGAACGCGAAAAGCAAACGCCAGGCCCGCGGCACCACGATAGTGGAACATCCGGGCGACCTGAAACGAATTAAAAAAATGATGCCGTACCAGTTCTGA